A genomic segment from Flavobacterium litorale encodes:
- a CDS encoding TerC/Alx family metal homeostasis membrane protein gives MDSLINHPWLIAGFAIAIVVMLLLDLGVFNKNSHEVSSKEALTWSVVWISLSMLFSGIIYWVMGWESFTQFQSAYWIEKALSVDNLFVFILVFGFFKVPKYLHHKVLFWGIIGALLFRAIFIFAGVELINATYLPEMEVFGMNVRINAVLTIFGLFLLYAGIKSWSSNEEEDEEEKDFSNSIGAKVIHKLFKVTKNFEGDRFFIYEQGKRVATPLLVVVAVIEFTDLIFAVDSIPAIFAIAPNDPFILYTSNIFAILGLRALYFLLANFMHMFSKLHYGLAIILSFIGVKMLISPFYHISSPVSLAVVGGILVISVIVSFMFPAKADAKKA, from the coding sequence ATGGATAGTCTTATAAATCATCCTTGGCTCATAGCAGGGTTTGCTATAGCAATAGTTGTTATGTTACTTTTAGATCTTGGGGTTTTTAATAAAAACAGTCACGAAGTTTCCAGTAAAGAGGCACTAACATGGTCAGTAGTCTGGATATCGCTATCCATGCTATTTAGCGGTATTATTTATTGGGTAATGGGCTGGGAGTCGTTTACACAGTTCCAAAGTGCGTATTGGATAGAAAAAGCCCTTTCGGTAGACAACCTATTTGTATTTATACTCGTTTTTGGCTTTTTTAAAGTACCCAAGTACCTGCACCACAAAGTATTATTTTGGGGTATTATAGGCGCGTTGTTATTTAGGGCTATATTTATTTTTGCGGGGGTTGAGCTTATTAATGCCACTTACCTACCCGAAATGGAAGTATTTGGTATGAATGTACGCATTAACGCCGTACTAACCATATTTGGGTTATTCCTACTATATGCGGGTATAAAATCGTGGTCATCCAATGAGGAGGAAGATGAAGAAGAGAAAGATTTCTCTAATAGTATAGGCGCAAAAGTTATTCATAAGCTGTTTAAAGTAACCAAAAACTTTGAGGGCGACCGTTTTTTTATTTATGAGCAAGGCAAGCGCGTGGCAACACCATTATTGGTAGTAGTTGCTGTTATTGAGTTTACCGACCTTATTTTCGCTGTAGATTCTATCCCTGCCATATTTGCCATAGCACCCAACGACCCGTTTATACTTTATACCTCCAACATATTTGCCATACTTGGTTTACGTGCTTTGTACTTTTTGCTTGCCAACTTTATGCACATGTTTAGCAAGCTGCACTATGGCTTGGCAATAATACTATCGTTTATTGGGGTAAAAATGCTCATCAGTCCGTTTTACCATATCTCATCGCCCGTATCGTTAGCAGTAGTGGGTGGTATATTGGTAATTTCGGTAATAGTGTCGTTTATGTTTCCTGCTAAAGCAGATGCAAAAAAAGCGTAA
- a CDS encoding NAD(P)H-dependent glycerol-3-phosphate dehydrogenase, producing MNENPKFAVIGGGSWATAIAKMLCVNVPEIAWYMRNVYAIEHIKLQKHNPNYLSSVEFDTKKLRLTNDINEAVAYADYVIFAIPSAFLGGELKKLTASLKGKIIFSAIKGIVPETSLIVGEHFHQEYGIPFDNIGVLTGPCHAEEVALERLSYLTVACGDQKKAKVVSKNLSSHYINAKISDDIIGTEYAAMLKNIYAIAAGIAHGLGYGDNFQALLMSNAIREMKKFIRKVHRMKRNINNSAYLGDLLVTGYSVFSRNRMFGNMIGKGYTVKSAMMEMSMVAEGYYATKSAYTLNQEYNAKTPIIDAVYSILYEGKDAKNVFKKLTEKLD from the coding sequence ATGAACGAGAATCCAAAGTTCGCCGTTATAGGTGGCGGAAGCTGGGCAACTGCTATTGCAAAAATGCTTTGTGTAAACGTACCAGAAATAGCTTGGTACATGCGCAACGTTTATGCTATAGAGCATATAAAACTCCAAAAGCACAACCCCAACTACCTTAGTTCTGTAGAATTTGATACCAAAAAGCTACGGCTTACTAACGATATTAACGAGGCAGTAGCCTATGCCGACTATGTTATTTTTGCCATACCGTCGGCTTTTTTAGGTGGTGAGCTCAAAAAACTTACTGCAAGTTTAAAGGGTAAAATTATCTTCTCTGCCATAAAGGGTATAGTACCCGAAACCAGCCTTATTGTAGGCGAACACTTCCACCAAGAATATGGTATTCCATTCGATAATATTGGTGTACTAACAGGACCTTGCCATGCCGAAGAGGTGGCGTTAGAACGATTATCGTACCTAACCGTTGCGTGTGGCGACCAAAAGAAAGCCAAAGTAGTAAGCAAAAACCTTAGTAGCCACTACATTAATGCAAAAATATCCGATGATATTATTGGTACAGAATATGCTGCTATGCTTAAAAACATATACGCTATTGCTGCAGGTATAGCACATGGTTTGGGGTACGGCGATAACTTTCAGGCACTATTAATGAGCAATGCCATCCGCGAGATGAAAAAATTCATCCGTAAAGTGCATCGCATGAAGCGTAATATTAATAACTCCGCCTACTTAGGCGATTTATTGGTAACAGGCTACTCCGTATTTTCGCGTAACCGTATGTTTGGTAACATGATAGGGAAGGGATACACCGTAAAATCGGCAATGATGGAAATGAGTATGGTTGCCGAAGGCTACTATGCTACCAAAAGTGCTTATACCCTTAACCAAGAGTACAATGCCAAAACACCTATTATAGATGCCGTATATAGCATACTATACGAGGGCAAGGATGCCAAAAATGTATTTAAAAAATTAACCGAAAAACTAGATTAA
- a CDS encoding iron-containing alcohol dehydrogenase, producing the protein MQNFEYYNPVNLVFGEGQIAKLSKLIPTDANVLMVYGGGSIFKNGIHEQVADALKKHTVTEFGGVEPNPRFETLMKAVKEVKEKDIDFILAVGGGSVIDGVKFISAAANYEGDAAEILRKRMRIEDNALPFGTVLTLPATGSEMNSGSVVTIEETHEKLPFGGPALFPQFSICDPKVMASLPTRQVQNGVIDAYTHVLEQYLTYPHDALLQDRIAEGILQTLITVGPEVAKDPSDYKLAANLMWSCTMALNGLIQKGVPTDWATHMIGHELTALYDIDHARTLAIIAPNLYRVMFDSKKEKLAQYGKRVWNIDADTVDDAATQAIEKTVAFFHTMGMDTKLSNYTDDYEKTASFIVNRFEERGWKALGERQNITPDKVKEIVELSY; encoded by the coding sequence ATGCAAAATTTCGAATATTATAACCCCGTAAACCTTGTATTTGGCGAAGGGCAAATTGCCAAATTATCTAAACTAATCCCTACCGATGCTAACGTACTAATGGTATATGGTGGCGGGAGTATTTTTAAAAATGGCATACACGAGCAAGTAGCCGATGCACTAAAAAAACATACTGTTACCGAGTTTGGTGGGGTAGAACCTAACCCGCGCTTTGAAACGTTAATGAAAGCGGTAAAGGAGGTTAAAGAAAAAGACATCGACTTTATTTTAGCAGTAGGAGGAGGCTCTGTAATAGATGGTGTAAAATTCATTTCGGCAGCAGCCAATTACGAGGGTGATGCAGCCGAAATATTACGCAAACGCATGCGTATTGAGGATAACGCCTTGCCATTTGGTACCGTACTTACCCTACCCGCAACAGGGAGCGAAATGAACTCAGGCTCTGTAGTAACTATTGAAGAAACACACGAAAAACTACCCTTTGGAGGTCCAGCACTATTCCCGCAATTCTCTATATGCGATCCTAAAGTAATGGCATCGTTACCTACGCGCCAAGTGCAAAACGGTGTTATAGATGCTTATACCCATGTGCTGGAGCAGTACCTAACCTATCCGCACGATGCGTTATTGCAAGACAGAATTGCCGAAGGCATACTGCAAACACTTATAACAGTAGGACCTGAGGTTGCCAAAGACCCTAGCGATTACAAACTAGCAGCCAACCTAATGTGGAGCTGTACTATGGCACTAAACGGATTAATACAAAAAGGGGTACCTACCGATTGGGCTACCCACATGATAGGGCACGAGCTTACAGCCCTGTATGATATAGACCACGCCCGTACGCTTGCCATAATAGCACCCAACCTGTACCGTGTAATGTTTGATAGTAAGAAAGAAAAACTAGCACAATACGGAAAACGTGTTTGGAATATTGATGCTGATACTGTAGATGATGCAGCAACCCAAGCTATAGAGAAAACAGTAGCATTCTTCCATACTATGGGGATGGATACCAAACTATCCAATTACACCGACGATTACGAGAAAACAGCCAGCTTTATAGTAAACCGCTTTGAAGAGCGTGGCTGGAAAGCCCTTGGCGAACGCCAAAACATTACCCCCGATAAAGTGAAAGAAATAGTAGAGCTTAGTTACTAA
- the nadD gene encoding nicotinate (nicotinamide) nucleotide adenylyltransferase: MKIGLYFGTFNPIHAGHLIIANHMAEHSDLDQIWMVVTPHNPHKKKSTLLDDRHRLQMVHLATEDYDTIRPSDIEFSLPQPNYTVNTLVHLLEKYPMHQFSLIMGEDNLNSLHKWKNYEVLLANHDIYVYPRINSAVADATLLANPKIHRIEAPVIEISSTFIRNNIKQGKNVQPLLPQKVWAYIDHNLFYKK; encoded by the coding sequence ATGAAAATAGGGCTTTACTTTGGTACATTTAACCCCATACACGCAGGGCATTTAATTATTGCGAACCACATGGCAGAGCATTCTGACCTCGACCAAATATGGATGGTGGTAACCCCCCATAACCCACACAAAAAGAAAAGCACTTTATTGGACGATCGCCATAGGTTACAAATGGTACACCTTGCTACTGAAGATTACGATACCATCCGCCCCAGCGATATTGAGTTTAGCCTACCACAACCCAACTATACCGTAAATACGCTAGTGCACTTACTAGAAAAATACCCCATGCACCAATTTTCGTTAATAATGGGCGAAGATAATCTCAACTCATTACACAAATGGAAAAATTATGAGGTACTACTAGCCAATCACGATATTTATGTGTATCCACGTATTAATAGTGCCGTTGCCGATGCAACGTTACTGGCAAACCCAAAAATACACCGTATAGAGGCACCTGTTATAGAGATATCGTCAACCTTTATCCGAAACAACATAAAACAAGGTAAAAACGTACAACCCTTACTACCCCAAAAAGTATGGGCGTACATAGACCATAACTTGTTTTATAAAAAATAA
- a CDS encoding transposase gives MKLEVLQRGYTYHIYNRGINSTPIFVSDENKNYFLQLLSKYVAPHCSVFAYCLMDNHFHLLIRVDDPAEKVTQSFSNFFNAYAKAFNKATNRTGSLFEKHFKRIAIHNEEYLKQLIVYIHLNPKHHYNIDFERYKYTSYKACLSSKPTILKRDEVLNYFGDRDNFIFVHQQRNLDLHEKFLLE, from the coding sequence GTGAAATTAGAGGTATTACAACGGGGTTACACTTATCATATTTACAATAGAGGGATAAATAGTACCCCTATTTTTGTTTCTGATGAAAACAAAAACTACTTCTTACAATTACTCTCAAAATATGTAGCACCACATTGTAGTGTTTTCGCCTATTGTTTAATGGATAATCATTTTCATTTGCTTATTCGTGTAGATGACCCTGCCGAAAAAGTCACACAAAGTTTTTCCAACTTTTTTAACGCGTATGCTAAAGCTTTTAATAAAGCTACAAATCGTACGGGGAGTTTATTCGAAAAGCATTTTAAGCGGATTGCCATACATAACGAAGAGTATTTGAAACAACTTATAGTATATATACACCTTAACCCAAAACATCATTATAATATTGATTTTGAGCGGTATAAATACACATCATATAAAGCGTGTTTGAGCAGTAAACCAACTATTTTAAAAAGAGATGAGGTATTAAACTATTTTGGCGACCGAGATAATTTTATCTTTGTACACCAACAGAGAAATTTAGATTTACACGAGAAATTTTTATTAGAATAA
- the gmk gene encoding guanylate kinase, producing the protein MNKGKLIVFSAPSGSGKTTIVRHLLEQADLNLEFSISAATRSPRGEEQHGKDYYFMSTEEFKKHIKAEDFVEWEEVYRDNFYGTLKSEVERIWAKGKNVIFDIDVAGGLRIKKKFPEETLAVFVKPPSVDELKIRLKKRSTESDDKINMRIAKASVELATAPQFDTIIKNYDLDTAKQEAHDLVEDFIR; encoded by the coding sequence ATGAATAAAGGTAAACTCATCGTATTCTCGGCACCATCGGGTTCGGGTAAAACCACCATAGTAAGGCACCTGTTGGAGCAAGCAGACCTTAACCTAGAATTTTCTATCTCTGCGGCTACCCGTAGCCCTCGTGGCGAAGAGCAGCATGGTAAAGATTATTACTTTATGAGTACAGAGGAGTTTAAAAAACACATAAAAGCCGAAGATTTTGTAGAGTGGGAAGAGGTATACCGCGATAATTTTTACGGCACATTAAAAAGCGAAGTAGAACGTATTTGGGCAAAAGGGAAAAACGTAATTTTTGATATTGATGTTGCAGGCGGACTGCGCATTAAAAAGAAATTCCCCGAAGAAACATTGGCGGTATTTGTAAAGCCACCAAGCGTAGATGAGCTTAAAATTCGCCTTAAAAAGCGCAGTACCGAGAGTGACGATAAAATAAACATGCGTATTGCAAAAGCATCGGTAGAGTTAGCCACCGCACCGCAGTTTGATACTATTATTAAAAACTACGACCTAGATACTGCCAAGCAGGAAGCCCACGATTTGGTAGAGGATTTTATACGTTAA
- a CDS encoding YicC/YloC family endoribonuclease, translated as MIQSMTGFGKSSLQLPNKKVTVEIKSLNSKGLDLNFRMPSVFREMELGLRNQVAQKLERGKVEFSLFVEVTGEETTAKVNAPVVQSYINQLREVVDGDATELLKMAVRMPDALKTEREEIDENDWKAIQGVVDEALVNIKSFRASEGAALQKDFVTRIANIKALMEATVAHDGERIESVKTRLQNAIAELKVNVDENRFEQELIYYLEKMDITEEKVRLENHLNYFVETLEGNQANGRKLGFITQEMGREINTMGSKANHAQMQKLVVQMKDELEKIKEQVLNVL; from the coding sequence ATGATACAATCCATGACGGGGTTTGGCAAATCGTCGTTGCAACTACCCAACAAAAAAGTTACAGTCGAAATAAAATCACTCAACAGCAAAGGGCTCGACCTTAATTTCAGGATGCCCTCCGTATTCCGCGAAATGGAACTCGGGTTGCGCAACCAAGTAGCACAAAAGCTAGAGCGTGGTAAAGTAGAATTTTCGCTTTTTGTAGAAGTTACGGGCGAGGAAACCACAGCCAAAGTTAATGCACCCGTAGTACAATCGTACATCAACCAACTTCGCGAAGTAGTAGATGGCGATGCTACCGAACTGCTAAAAATGGCAGTACGCATGCCCGATGCTTTAAAAACCGAACGCGAGGAGATAGATGAAAACGATTGGAAAGCCATACAAGGCGTGGTAGACGAAGCGTTGGTAAACATAAAAAGTTTCCGCGCAAGCGAAGGGGCAGCATTGCAAAAAGATTTTGTTACCCGCATAGCCAATATTAAAGCCTTAATGGAGGCAACTGTTGCCCACGATGGCGAACGTATTGAAAGTGTAAAAACCCGACTGCAAAATGCCATAGCCGAGCTAAAGGTAAATGTAGACGAAAACCGTTTTGAGCAGGAGTTAATTTACTACCTCGAAAAAATGGATATTACGGAAGAGAAAGTCCGTTTGGAAAATCACCTTAATTATTTTGTAGAAACCCTAGAGGGCAACCAAGCCAATGGGCGTAAGTTAGGTTTTATTACCCAAGAGATGGGGCGCGAAATAAATACTATGGGCTCTAAAGCCAACCACGCACAAATGCAAAAGCTAGTAGTACAGATGAAAGACGAGCTGGAAAAAATAAAAGAGCAGGTGCTTAACGTATTGTAA
- a CDS encoding DMT family transporter yields the protein MSKRTLALAAATLVSIIYGVTFTIAKDVMPAYIKPFGFIALRVGISAVLFWIVAPLFSQQKIDRADFPRIIASAFFGVAFNMLTFFEGLSQTSPIMASVLMVTTPIIVLVLSAIIMKEKIIGKKAFGIVLGLIGTVLLILYGKSVKGADNALWGNFLVFVNAVSYGLYLILVKKLMDKYNAFAFVKWIYLFGFIMVLPFGWQQLEVVQWALLPTNIYLKVGFVVLLSTFLTYLLNLLSMRELKPTTVAVFIYLQPFFATLFAIGLGKDNLDWVKVGSAALIFVGVYLVTRPVKKPIA from the coding sequence ATGAGTAAACGCACCCTAGCCCTTGCTGCTGCAACACTAGTATCCATAATATACGGTGTAACCTTTACCATAGCTAAAGATGTAATGCCTGCCTACATAAAACCCTTTGGTTTTATTGCTTTGCGCGTGGGCATATCGGCGGTATTGTTTTGGATAGTAGCCCCTTTGTTTTCCCAACAAAAAATAGATCGTGCCGATTTTCCGCGTATTATTGCCAGCGCATTTTTTGGTGTAGCCTTTAACATGCTCACCTTTTTTGAGGGGTTAAGCCAAACATCGCCCATAATGGCATCGGTACTTATGGTAACCACACCCATAATTGTACTCGTACTATCGGCTATTATCATGAAGGAGAAAATAATTGGCAAAAAAGCCTTTGGTATTGTTTTAGGGCTTATAGGTACGGTACTCCTCATTCTTTACGGTAAATCGGTAAAAGGTGCTGATAATGCCCTTTGGGGTAATTTTTTGGTATTTGTAAATGCCGTTTCCTATGGTTTGTACCTCATTTTGGTTAAAAAACTAATGGATAAATACAATGCCTTTGCCTTTGTAAAGTGGATTTACCTTTTTGGTTTTATTATGGTATTACCCTTTGGTTGGCAACAGCTCGAGGTGGTACAATGGGCACTACTCCCCACCAACATTTACCTAAAAGTAGGGTTTGTAGTACTACTATCTACCTTTTTAACCTACTTACTTAACCTGCTATCCATGCGCGAGCTAAAACCTACCACCGTAGCCGTATTTATTTACCTGCAACCGTTTTTTGCTACCCTATTTGCTATAGGTTTGGGTAAAGATAATCTCGATTGGGTAAAAGTAGGCTCGGCAGCACTAATATTTGTAGGCGTGTATTTAGTAACCCGACCTGTAAAAAAGCCTATTGCGTAA
- a CDS encoding arsenate reductase family protein, giving the protein MKTIFYLKTCDTCKRILKALPNTDDFVLQDIKKDPITVAQLDEMKRLAGSYEALFSRRATLYKQRGLKEMQLEEAAYKEYILEHYTFLSRPVIVDGENIFIGNSKKMTEAAIAHLQNE; this is encoded by the coding sequence ATGAAAACTATATTTTACCTAAAAACCTGCGATACTTGTAAACGTATACTAAAAGCGTTGCCCAACACCGACGATTTTGTTTTACAAGACATTAAAAAAGACCCTATAACGGTAGCACAACTGGACGAGATGAAACGCCTAGCAGGCAGCTACGAAGCCCTTTTTAGCCGTAGGGCTACCCTATACAAACAGCGCGGACTTAAAGAAATGCAGCTTGAAGAAGCCGCCTATAAAGAATACATTTTAGAGCATTATACTTTTTTAAGCCGCCCCGTAATTGTAGATGGCGAAAACATATTTATAGGCAACAGCAAAAAAATGACAGAAGCTGCTATAGCACACCTGCAAAATGAGTAA
- a CDS encoding DinB family protein: protein MENTFTITRNSRKLLLAFLESHSVNQLNKIPKGFNNNIFWNIAHIVVTQQRIVYSLSGLPMQINEAMADRYKIGTKPEYDATADEVAELKTLLISTIDKTEEDFKNNIFVHYKEYPTSVGYTLRNAKDGMEFNNYHEGIHLGAILALRKLV from the coding sequence ATGGAAAATACATTTACAATTACTCGTAATAGCCGAAAGCTATTGTTGGCGTTTTTAGAAAGCCACTCGGTAAACCAACTTAACAAAATACCCAAAGGGTTTAATAACAATATTTTTTGGAATATTGCGCATATTGTGGTTACACAGCAACGCATTGTGTACTCGTTATCGGGTTTGCCCATGCAAATTAACGAGGCAATGGCAGACCGCTATAAAATAGGCACAAAACCAGAGTACGATGCTACTGCAGATGAGGTTGCCGAACTAAAAACGCTACTAATTAGTACTATTGACAAAACGGAGGAAGATTTTAAGAATAACATTTTTGTGCATTACAAGGAGTATCCTACATCGGTAGGGTATACGTTGCGCAATGCTAAAGATGGTATGGAGTTTAACAACTACCACGAGGGGATACACCTAGGGGCTATACTGGCGTTGCGTAAGTTGGTTTAA
- a CDS encoding phenylalanine--tRNA ligase subunit alpha: MIDKIKGHIAEAEAFTTQAKEELEAFRIKYLGKKGILNDFFAEFKNVPKEQKKEFGQIVNNLKKTAEEKVAALQEAMENKEEAKGIYGDLTRPGEPFTTGSRHPISIIKNQIIDIFANIGFNVSEGPEIEDDWHNFTALNLPEYHPARDMQDTFFIQTNPDVLLRTHTSSVQVRYMEENKPPIRTISPGRVFRNEAISARSHCIFHQIEGLYIDTDVSFADLKQTLLYFTKEMFGKSKIRLRPSYFPFTEPSAEIDIYWGLKTETDYRITKGTGWLEIGGCGMVDPNVLKNCGIDADKYNGFAFGMGVERIAMLQYQIGDIRMFYENDVRFLEQFKSSI, from the coding sequence ATGATAGACAAGATTAAAGGTCATATAGCCGAAGCCGAAGCGTTTACCACGCAAGCCAAAGAAGAACTGGAAGCATTCCGAATTAAATACTTAGGTAAAAAAGGAATACTTAACGACTTTTTTGCGGAGTTTAAAAATGTACCTAAGGAGCAGAAGAAAGAGTTTGGACAAATAGTAAACAACCTTAAAAAAACCGCCGAAGAAAAAGTAGCTGCCTTACAGGAAGCTATGGAAAACAAGGAGGAGGCTAAAGGTATTTACGGCGATTTAACACGCCCTGGTGAGCCATTTACTACAGGTTCGCGCCACCCTATATCCATCATAAAAAACCAGATTATAGATATTTTTGCCAATATTGGCTTCAACGTGTCCGAAGGACCCGAAATTGAAGACGATTGGCACAACTTTACGGCATTAAACCTGCCCGAATACCACCCTGCGCGCGATATGCAGGATACCTTTTTTATACAAACCAACCCCGATGTATTGTTGCGTACGCACACCTCATCGGTACAGGTACGTTACATGGAGGAGAATAAACCACCCATCCGTACCATATCGCCTGGTAGAGTATTCCGTAACGAAGCCATATCGGCACGTTCGCACTGTATATTCCACCAAATAGAAGGCTTGTATATTGATACCGATGTATCGTTTGCTGACTTAAAACAAACGCTTTTGTATTTTACCAAAGAAATGTTTGGTAAGAGCAAAATACGTTTGCGTCCGTCGTACTTTCCGTTTACTGAGCCTAGTGCCGAAATTGATATTTACTGGGGGCTTAAAACCGAAACCGATTACCGTATTACCAAAGGTACAGGTTGGTTGGAAATTGGCGGTTGCGGTATGGTAGACCCTAACGTGCTAAAAAATTGCGGTATAGATGCCGATAAATACAACGGTTTTGCCTTTGGTATGGGCGTAGAGCGTATTGCCATGCTACAGTACCAAATAGGCGATATTAGAATGTTTTACGAGAACGATGTACGTTTCTTAGAGCAATTCAAATCGAGTATATAA
- a CDS encoding CvpA family protein, translating to MSRTFTFAAMAVMDIIILGLLLYGFIKGIWRGFFIELAAFVSLFVGLYVSVMFSDYAGAFISEYVSWEEKYIKITAFVITFALAVVGVILLGKLLTKIATFTLMGWLNKLLGGIFGFLKWLLILSVLVHLFTKLNTNNNFADKKTLDESWCYNPILDVYGVIAPMFSEWSDSFWEQSETEEQEQQTPPPNEEEEDNDSWIDELYKSI from the coding sequence TTGAGCAGGACGTTTACCTTTGCTGCTATGGCTGTTATGGATATTATTATATTGGGTTTGCTACTGTATGGCTTTATTAAAGGTATATGGCGGGGCTTTTTTATTGAGCTGGCAGCCTTTGTATCGTTATTTGTGGGGCTGTACGTTTCGGTAATGTTTTCGGACTATGCAGGCGCGTTTATTAGTGAATATGTTAGTTGGGAGGAAAAGTACATTAAAATTACGGCTTTTGTAATTACGTTTGCGCTTGCTGTTGTTGGTGTTATCTTGTTAGGCAAGCTGCTTACCAAAATAGCTACGTTTACCCTTATGGGATGGCTTAATAAACTACTGGGTGGTATTTTTGGTTTCCTGAAATGGTTACTGATTTTGAGTGTGCTGGTACACCTGTTTACCAAACTAAATACGAATAATAATTTTGCTGATAAGAAAACACTCGACGAATCGTGGTGTTACAACCCTATACTGGATGTATATGGTGTTATAGCACCAATGTTCTCGGAATGGTCGGATAGTTTTTGGGAGCAATCGGAAACGGAGGAACAAGAGCAACAAACGCCTCCGCCAAACGAAGAAGAGGAAGATAACGACTCTTGGATTGATGAGCTTTATAAAAGTATTTAA
- a CDS encoding tetratricopeptide repeat protein, whose product MKRILYILTALFFVQGFAQSTFDEGNALYKEGKYNEAAKAYQSILDDGKQSAEVYFNLANAYYKMDAVAPAIYNYEKALLLKPNYEDAKINLGYAQKMTIDDIQAVPEVGFSKIVHNFTGAYHYDVWAWGAVIGSVLFLLCFIGYYFAGTTTLKRVFFMGMVLMFLGIVVTILSAVFVEAESAKQRPAIVFNEVVSVKSEPTDGAPDAFILHEGTKVYVLETLGNYKKIELADDTEGWIKKDAIKELK is encoded by the coding sequence ATGAAAAGAATACTATACATACTAACAGCTTTATTTTTTGTACAAGGCTTTGCACAATCAACTTTTGATGAGGGCAATGCGTTGTATAAAGAGGGCAAGTATAACGAAGCAGCCAAAGCCTACCAAAGTATTTTAGATGATGGTAAGCAATCGGCAGAGGTGTATTTTAACCTTGCCAATGCCTATTATAAAATGGATGCGGTAGCCCCTGCTATTTACAATTACGAAAAAGCATTGCTACTAAAACCCAACTACGAGGATGCTAAAATTAACTTAGGCTATGCCCAAAAAATGACGATAGACGACATACAGGCAGTACCCGAAGTAGGCTTCAGCAAAATAGTACACAACTTTACAGGTGCTTACCATTACGATGTCTGGGCATGGGGTGCCGTAATAGGTTCGGTATTATTCTTATTATGTTTTATAGGGTATTATTTTGCAGGTACTACCACGCTAAAACGTGTCTTTTTTATGGGTATGGTACTTATGTTTTTGGGTATTGTAGTAACCATACTTTCGGCAGTATTTGTAGAGGCAGAAAGTGCCAAACAACGCCCCGCTATTGTGTTTAACGAAGTAGTATCGGTAAAAAGCGAACCTACTGATGGCGCACCTGATGCTTTTATACTGCACGAAGGCACAAAAGTGTACGTTTTGGAAACACTAGGCAACTACAAAAAAATTGAACTTGCTGACGATACCGAAGGCTGGATTAAAAAAGATGCTATAAAAGAACTAAAGTAG